In Strigops habroptila isolate Jane chromosome 6, bStrHab1.2.pri, whole genome shotgun sequence, a single genomic region encodes these proteins:
- the POU3F2 gene encoding POU domain, class 3, transcription factor 2, whose amino-acid sequence MATAASNHYSLLASGSPMVHAEPPGGMQPGGGYRDAGALVQADYALQSNGHPLSHAHQWIAALSHGGPGGGGGGGGGGGGGGGGGEAPWSAGALGQPDIKPAVVQAGGRGDELPPPQHPPPGRAPHLVHHGGGGGHHAAAAAAAAAAWRAGGAAHLPPGMAAANGAQAGLLYSQPPGFTVNGMLGAAQPALHHHGLRDAHEEPPPGPPGPPHHGPEHPPPPHGPHPGAAGPASASAAASAAPPGPPPHHDPHSDEDTPTSDDLEQFAKQFKQRRIKLGFTQADVGLALGTLYGNVFSQTTICRFEALQLSFKNMCKLKPLLNKWLEEADSSSGSPTSIDKIAAQGRKRKKRTSIEVSVKGALESHFLKCPKPSAQEITSLADSLQLEKEVVRVWFCNRRQKEKRMTPPGGTLPGAEDVYGASRDTPPHHGVQTPVQ is encoded by the coding sequence ATGGCGACCGCAGCCTCCAACCACTACAGCCTGCTCGCCTCCGGCTCCCCCATGGTGCACGCCGAGCCGCCCGGCGGCATGCAGCCCGGCGGCGGCTACCGCGACGCCGGCGCCCTGGTGCAGGCGGACTACGCGCTGCAGAGCAACGGGCACCCGCTGAGCCACGCTCACCAGTGGATCGCGGCGCTGTCCCAcggcggccccggcggcggcggcggcggcggcggcggcggcgggggaggcggcggcggcggcgaggcgCCCTGGTCGGCGGGCGCGCTGGGCCAGCCCGACATCAAGCCGGCGGTGGTGCAGGCGGGCGGGCGCGGCGACGAGCTGCCGCCGCCGCAGCACCCGCCGCCGGGGCGGGCGCCGCACCTGGTGCAccacggcggcggcggcgggcaccacgcggcggcggcggcggcggcagcggcggcgtggcgggcgggcggcgcggcgcaCCTGCCGCCCGGCATGGCCGCGGCCAACGGCGCGCAGGCGGGGCTGCTGTACTCGCAGCCGCCCGGCTTCACCGTGAACGGCATGCTGGGCGCCGCGCAGCCGGCGCTGCACCACCACGGCCTGCGCGATGCCCACGAGGagccgccgccggggccgcccggGCCGCCGCACCACGGCCCCGAGCACCCGCCGCCGCCCCACGGCCCCCACCCCGGGGCGGCCGGGCCCGCGTccgcctccgccgccgcctccgccgcgCCGCCCGGGCCGCCGCCGCACCACGACCCGCACTCGGACGAGGACACGCCGACCTCGGACGACCTGGAGCAGTTCGCCAAGCAGTTCAAGCAGCGGCGCATCAAACTGGGATTTACCCAAGCGGACGTGGGGCTGGCTCTGGGCACCCTCTACGGCAACGTCTTCTCGCAGACCACCATCTGCCGCTTCGAGGCCCTGCAGCTCAGCTTCAAGAACATGTGCAAGCTGAAGCCTTTGTTGAACAAGTGGTTGGAGGAGGCGGACTCCTCCTCGGGCAGCCCCACCAGCATAGACAAGATAGCGGCGCAGGGCCGCAAGCGGAAAAAGCGCACCTCCATCGAGGTGAGCGTCAAGGGCGCGCTGGAGAGCCACTTCCTCAAGTGCCCCAAGCCCTCCGCCCAGGAGATCACCTCGCTCGCGGACAGCCtacagctggagaaggaggtggtGAGAGTGTGGTTTTGTAAcaggagacagaaagagaagcgCATGACTCCCCCGGGAGGGACGCTGCCGGGAGCCGAGGACGTGTACGGGGCCAGCAGGGACACGCCGCCGCACCACGGGGTGCAGACCCCCGTGCAGTGA